In Embleya scabrispora, the DNA window GGCCGAAGTAGCGGACGCCCAGCGCAATCGTCGTCGTGGCGACGAACGTGATCCACCAACCCCACACCAGGACGAGGCCGGCCCGCGGAATCCTGCCGCCGTGGTGGGCGCGAGGGTCACTGGCCCGCCACACGTCCAGTGTGATCCGCGGCGGAAACCACAGGTTGACCACCGGACAGAACCAGCCGCCGATCGCCCAGCCGGAGGACAGTGTTCGCCGCTCCTGCCCCGGATACGTGTCGATGTTGCGCCGCGCGCGATAGAACCAGACCAGGAACACCCCCATCAGGGCGAGTTGCGCGAACCCGTAAGGCCGCCAGAACAGGGCGAGGGTGTCGTTGAACTCGTTCGGTTCCCGAATAGGGCGGCGTCCGTGCGCGATGTCGTCCCACAATCCCGCCCGGTAGATCAGGGTGACGACCGCGAACGCCGATACCAGCGCCGAGATTCCCAACATGACGTAGAGCGTGACGGCGAGCCCGCGCAACGAGCGAGGCCGCGGCGGATGACAGGCGTACGCGGCGGCGAACGGATGTGGTGGACCCGGGGAAAAGCCCGAGAACGCCTGCCCACCGCACGCCCCACAAGGTCCGGGAACGACGGGTCGTCCAGCACAGAACGGGCACAGCACGAATCAAGGTCTCCTGTCGACGAGTCCGGACCGTCCGCATGGTGTCCCGGCGCCGATCCGCGTCGGCCGCACGGGTTCGGCGGGGTGTCCGAGGCATCATCCCGTGATGATCGATCCGCGTCACGAGGTTTGGCCGCGCCGTCGATGTGAGCCGCATCTCGATCACGCGGCCCGCGACATCACGAACCACCGCGTCCGGTCGAACTGTTGCCCATCGGGGTCCATTCCGGGTCGAAGGCAGGCATCGCGTCGAAGTTCCTGTGATATGGGAGGTTCCCGTGGCGTGGGTATTGTCCTGAAACTCTTCTGGTGACGGTGATCCGGATCCGCTTACGGTGCCAGAGGCCGTCAACGAACCCGAGGGAGGCAAGCTCCGTATGACCGGCATCTGCCGGTGGGTGAGGGAAATGCGGCTCGGTCGGGCCCGGTTCGCGCCGGACGGGCAGGACCACATCGTGTAACCCGGACAACGCCCACGGTGTGCCCTCGGTCGCCGCGACGGCCCGTACCGAGAACCGAACCACCACCAAGAGGCGGAAATGAGCAAAGCCAGCAAGTTCGTCACCACGGCAGCGGTTTGCGCGACCTCCTGCGCGGCCCTGGTGCTCTCCGGCGCGACGGCCTCGGCGGTCGGATCGAACCCGAACAGCGGGGCCACCCCGCTCGCCGCAACCGGTCCGATCGTGCACTGGGTCAGCGGGAAGTGCATGGACGTCGCCGGTGCCGGCGACGCCAACGGCACCCCCGTACGGCTCGACGCCTGCAGCCCCGGCTCCGCGGCACAACAGTGGACCATCGCCAACGGCACCATCGTCGCCAAGGCCAAGTGTCTCGACGGCGGCAATCTGGGCGTGAGGACCGAACTCACCATCCGGGACTGCACCGGCGGTGCCAATCAGGAGTGGCGTCGCCTGAACTTCGACCGTCTGTACAACCCGGCCTCGAGCCTTTGCATCAACGTTCCCAACGGCAACGCGACCAACGGCATCCGACTCGACCTCGAACCCTGCGCACGCACGGGCAACATGGTCTGGACCGTGCCCGCCGGTAGCTTCTGAGCCCAGGGCCTGTGAAAAGTTCGGCTCCGTTTCACAACGTGTCGTAACGGAGCATGGTTTCGGTCAGGCGTGATCCGCTGTCGGATATGCCTGGGCCCGGCCCCGCCACACATTCGCGGCACGAGACGTCCGGCTCCCATGCGGACACCTTCTGCCCCGGCAGCCGTGGCGGGGCCGGCGCCGTTAACGGCGAGTACAGGCCTCCATCCCGGTCGGGCCGAGACGGGTTGCCGTGCCGGGCGCGGGCTTCGAGAACGGGCCTACTCACGCACGGCGTGGCGACGGCGTTCGCGGAATTCCCTGCCCTTGCGGGAACTCCACGCCAGGACACCGATGCGGGCCGGCAGGAGCACGCCGCAGAGCGGGAAGACGAGCGCCGGGAACAGCCAGACGTCCGTGCCGCTCTCGCCCATCGCGATGCGGACGATCACCGTCACCACATAGGCGGCGACTCCGGTGCCGATCCACCACTTCCACGCGCTCTTGCTGGCCCCCTCGGTGGGGCCGTGGGGGTCCTCGCCCCTCCGAGTGCTGACCGGCTGCCCCTTCGCCTTGCGCCACAGGGCCCGGACCAGGAAGGCGCCACCGAAAACGGCCAGGATCGTGGCCAGCAGCCCCCACTCCGCAGGCGAATCCGGCACCCCTCGGGCGTACTCGTTCACGTCCCACCTCCGCCACCGATCCCCGTGCTGTAGTCGGAGGCACATCTGCCCGGAGTGGGAAACCCCATGCTCCGATGCCGAGTTCCGATCACCCGAGCCACCGGTCCCCCTCCCGTGCTCCGCACGAACTCAGCGGCCGGTCACCAGGACGATCTGGTCCCCTCCGACCTCGGTGGTTGCCGCGTGCGCCAGCAGGCCGGCGAGCCCGGCCGAGCCCGCCGCGGTGGGATGTACTCCGTGGCGGGCCAGCACCGCCTGGGCGGCGAGCAGTGCGGCGTCGTCGGCGGCATGGACCGCGCCGCCCGAGGCGGATATCGCGGCCAGGGCCTCGGGGCCGTGTAGGGCGTGCCGGTTGACCAGTGGCTCGTTGTGCTCCGTCGTGACCACCTCGTGGCTCGACAGCGTGCGATACGCGCCCGGCCAGCTCGTCACGATCGGGTTGTTGCCGGGGGAGCCGACGGCGTGCAGGGCCACCGGCCAGGCCAGGAGGCGGGCTTGGCGGTGGGCGGCGACGATCGTCGTACCGTTGCCGACCGGGATCCAGACAGCGGCCGCGGCGCCGCCCAGTTCACGGTGCAGCACGCGGACCACATGTCCGTGTCCCGCCAGGATCGCGTCCGTGCAGGGCCCGTCGACGTTGCCGTCCAGCGCCCCCAACTCGACGGCCAGGCGGTGGGATTCGTCCACGGCGTCCTCATAACCGCCGTGGACGAAACGGACGTCGGCCCCGGCGGTCGCGACGGCGGCCCCGCCGTCGCCCCATTCCGCGGGCAGCACCACGGTGGACCGCAGGCCCGCCGCCGCGCACGCCGTTGCCATCGCCCGCCCGTAGCTGCCGCACGAGCCCACGACGACCCGGTCGTGCCCTTCGGCGACGGCGCGCGCCACGACCGCGCGCGCGGCGGGCTCCTTGTGACTGCCGGAGGCGTAACGGGACTCGTCCTTGACGAAGACACGAACACCCGGCAGGAGGCCGTCCGCGACGATCAGGGGGGTCAGGTACGGATCGGTGGGCGGCGCGACGGAGATCGGAGGCAACAAGGAGGTGTTCCCTTCACCGGGTGCGGGCGGAGAGCAGTTCGTCGGCTTCGCGCTGCAGGTCGTCGCGCGTGCCGATCTCGGCGGGCGGTATCGCGTCGGGCAGTTCGTCCTCGATCAGTCGCAGCCGGTCGTCGAACCAGCCCCGGACGGACCAGGCCAGTTGCAGCACTCCGCTCAGGACGATCAGCAGGGCCAGGCCCCGTCCCGGACCCTCGGATTCCAGGAGCGGCTGGACGAAGCGCTCGGCCAGGGGCCCGACCACGAGGTAACCCAGTGGCATCGTCAACATCATCAGGGTGATGAACAGGGACAGCACCCGGCCCTGCAGTTCGAACC includes these proteins:
- a CDS encoding DUF4328 domain-containing protein, coding for MLGISALVSAFAVVTLIYRAGLWDDIAHGRRPIREPNEFNDTLALFWRPYGFAQLALMGVFLVWFYRARRNIDTYPGQERRTLSSGWAIGGWFCPVVNLWFPPRITLDVWRASDPRAHHGGRIPRAGLVLVWGWWITFVATTTIALGVRYFGPDDDPEISSLLVDAVADAEGARTVSLVRAGIFVVQIVAAGLVIAVIAHITTLQNKREATWATWAGPAFGAPAPPTFAPYAVEPAAAAGTGLPGAPHSPPTPSPPPRLG
- a CDS encoding RICIN domain-containing protein: MSKASKFVTTAAVCATSCAALVLSGATASAVGSNPNSGATPLAATGPIVHWVSGKCMDVAGAGDANGTPVRLDACSPGSAAQQWTIANGTIVAKAKCLDGGNLGVRTELTIRDCTGGANQEWRRLNFDRLYNPASSLCINVPNGNATNGIRLDLEPCARTGNMVWTVPAGSF
- a CDS encoding pyridoxal-phosphate dependent enzyme, translated to MLPPISVAPPTDPYLTPLIVADGLLPGVRVFVKDESRYASGSHKEPAARAVVARAVAEGHDRVVVGSCGSYGRAMATACAAAGLRSTVVLPAEWGDGGAAVATAGADVRFVHGGYEDAVDESHRLAVELGALDGNVDGPCTDAILAGHGHVVRVLHRELGGAAAAVWIPVGNGTTIVAAHRQARLLAWPVALHAVGSPGNNPIVTSWPGAYRTLSSHEVVTTEHNEPLVNRHALHGPEALAAISASGGAVHAADDAALLAAQAVLARHGVHPTAAGSAGLAGLLAHAATTEVGGDQIVLVTGR